The Hyalangium gracile genomic sequence TCGGCGGCCGTGATGGCCTCCTCCAACTCCTCCAGCGCGGCCTCCGAGGCCGCGGCGCTCTTGTCCAGGCGCTTCTGGAAGCCTGGATCCGCCAGGGCCTCCACCGTCCCGGACACCTTGGGCGCCGCCGAGGATTCCTTCTCGACAATCTCCTGGTGCTCCTGCGTCAGCTCGTGGAACTCGCGCAGCGTGGGCAGGGAGGACAGATCCTTGAGCGCGAAGAACTCCAGGAACTCGCGCGTGGTGCCATAGAGGATGGGGCGCCCCACCTCCTCCTTCTTGCCCAGGATCTTCACCAGCTTGCGATCCATCAGCGCCTTGATGACGGCGCCGCAGTCCACGCCGCGGATCTCCTCCACCTCCGGGCGCGTCACCGGCTGGCGGTAGGCGATGATGGCCAGCGTCTCCACCGCCGCCCGGGTGAGCCGCTGCGGCTTCACGCGCAGGTAGCGCCGCACGTACTCCGCCGAGTGCGGATCCGTGCGGAACTGCCACCCGCCCGCCACCTCGTGCAGGACGATGCCGTTCACCCCGTCCCGGTGGATGCCGGAGATCTGATCGAGCGCCTTGGCGATCAGCTCGCGCTCGATGCCCGTGGACTCGAAGAGCTGATCCACCGTGAGCGGCTTGTCCGCCACGAAGAGCACGCTCTGCAGCACCGTGCGGATGCGGTCCTCGGAGAGCTTCTTGCTCTTGGCGACCAGCTTCTCGAAGGAGGTCTCCAGGTCCGGCCCGGTGTCCTCCTCGATGGCGGCGGCCTCCAGCTCGTCCAGATCGCTGTCGCCGCCCGGCCCCGTCACGGCGGCGATCTCCTCCTCGGAGAAGGGCCCCGGGCCACCGGGGGTGCCGGGAGCGGGGGCCTCGGTCGTCTCGTCGGTGGGGTTCCTACCGGTAGTCACTGTCGTCCACCTCCGTGGGGACCAGCCGCTCGAGCGCGTCCCCATTGGGCATCAGGAAGATGTCCTTGAGAGGCTCCTCCTGGAAGACGCGAATCAGGCGGCGCTTTACCATCTCCAGGATTGCCAGGAACGTAATGACGATCTCCTGGCGCGTGCTGCCCTCCGGGAACAGGCTGGCGAACGTCACCCGCTCCTGCCCTCGCACGCGCTCGACCACGCGCAGGGTGGCCTCCGAGAGCGTCAGCCGCTCGCGCACCACCTCGTGCTGCGGCTTGGGGGCCAGGCGCTCGAGCACCCGGTCCAGCGCCTCGATGAGCTTGAGGACGGAGAACTCCTGCAGCCCCACCTCCTCCTCGGGGATGGGCACCGCCTCCGCCGGCACGTTGCGGGTGAACACGTCCCGCCCGAGCAGATCCTGCTTGGCCAGCTGCTCCGCGGAGTCCTTGTACTTCTGGTACTCGAGCAGCCGCCGCACCAGCTCCGCGCGCGGATCGCCCGTCTCCTCCAGCGTCGCCTCGGTGGCCTCGACGGGGGCCGCGGCGTCCTGGCGCGGCAGCAGCATGCGGCTCTTGAGGTGCGCCAGCGTGGAGGCCATCACCAGGAACTCGCCGGCGATGTCCAGGTTCAGCTCCCGCATCTTCTGCAGGTACTCCAGGTACTTCTCGACGATGAGCGCCAGCGGGATGTCGAAGATGTCGACGCGGTGCTCGCGGATCAGGTGCAGCAGCAGATCCAGCGGGCCCTCGAAATTGGGCAGAGCAATACGGAAGGCGTCCCCTGGCGAGCGGGGCACCTCGGCATCGCTGGAGCCCTCCTCGGGCGGCGTGCGGCGGGCCTCGGTCACCGGACGTCCTTCAGGCACTTCACAGGCCTTCCCCCTTAGCAGCGCCCTCCTGGAGGGTCAAACATTCGCCGGGTCCGCCAAACCCCACT encodes the following:
- the scpB gene encoding SMC-Scp complex subunit ScpB, which encodes MTTGRNPTDETTEAPAPGTPGGPGPFSEEEIAAVTGPGGDSDLDELEAAAIEEDTGPDLETSFEKLVAKSKKLSEDRIRTVLQSVLFVADKPLTVDQLFESTGIERELIAKALDQISGIHRDGVNGIVLHEVAGGWQFRTDPHSAEYVRRYLRVKPQRLTRAAVETLAIIAYRQPVTRPEVEEIRGVDCGAVIKALMDRKLVKILGKKEEVGRPILYGTTREFLEFFALKDLSSLPTLREFHELTQEHQEIVEKESSAAPKVSGTVEALADPGFQKRLDKSAAASEAALEELEEAITAADKSQKAAAGLLTNTPPQTPEGGAAGPKPE
- a CDS encoding segregation and condensation protein A; the encoded protein is MTEARRTPPEEGSSDAEVPRSPGDAFRIALPNFEGPLDLLLHLIREHRVDIFDIPLALIVEKYLEYLQKMRELNLDIAGEFLVMASTLAHLKSRMLLPRQDAAAPVEATEATLEETGDPRAELVRRLLEYQKYKDSAEQLAKQDLLGRDVFTRNVPAEAVPIPEEEVGLQEFSVLKLIEALDRVLERLAPKPQHEVVRERLTLSEATLRVVERVRGQERVTFASLFPEGSTRQEIVITFLAILEMVKRRLIRVFQEEPLKDIFLMPNGDALERLVPTEVDDSDYR